The following DNA comes from Petrotoga mexicana DSM 14811.
GGGTTGGAAATGGAGTAGTGACTCAGCAGTGCAAACAGCTCTTACCCTAGAAGAAGNNTTTATCTTGGGAAGTAGCATATCCTGAAGTAAAGCCAAGTGATACGTGGGCATCCGCACCACGTTTAGATTTCTGGATGGATGGCCTAAAACGCGGGGGTAAAAATTTCTTGTTTTTTGATTTTTATTTAGCTCCCGATAGAGCTTCGGAAGGAATTATTGAAATAAATTTGGCGTTTCAACCACCATTAGCAGGTTATTGGGCACAGGCAACCGATACTTATCAAATTGATCTCTCAGATCTTGATTCAGCAACTGTAACAAATGATGGCCTGTACCATTATGAGGTAAAAATAGATTTAAATTCAGTTCCCAATATTGAAGACAACACTGATTTAAGAAATATGCTTTTAATTTTTGTTGATGTGAACAGCGACTTCGCTGGAAGAATGTATATAGATAATGTCAATTTTATTGAATAAAAAAACAAGAAAATTTTCATCTATAAGGAGATGAGTATTATGGATTTTAATTTCGATCATTTAGCAATCACAGTTTCCGATTTGGAAAAATCTGTTGGATTTTACAGAGATATTCTTGGTTTTAGAGTTTTAGGAAAGCTTGTTCAAGACAATGGGAATTTCGTAATTGTTTATCTTGATATGGGAGATAAAATACTTGAATTATTCAACTTTACAGAAAAAGGAAAATATCTAACAACTCAAAACGATAAAGACATGGGCATAAAACACTTTGCTTTTAAAGTAAAAAGTGTCGATCAAACCTTTAAATATCTAAGGGAAAAAGGTGTAGAATTCACAATGGAACCTACCAATGCTGAAGGTGGTGTAAGAATTGCCTTTTTCAAAGACCCTGATAACATTCTAATAGAGATAATTGAGGGAGAACTTAATTTAGAAACATATTAAAGGTAACTCTTGAGGTGAAAAAAATGGCAACGATAAGAGAAATTGCTAAAGCTTCAGGCTTCTCTATCGCAACGGTATCTAGAGTTCTCAGTGGAAGCGAGAACGTTACTGAAGAAACAAGAAAA
Coding sequences within:
- a CDS encoding VOC family protein, which gives rise to MDFNFDHLAITVSDLEKSVGFYRDILGFRVLGKLVQDNGNFVIVYLDMGDKILELFNFTEKGKYLTTQNDKDMGIKHFAFKVKSVDQTFKYLREKGVEFTMEPTNAEGGVRIAFFKDPDNILIEIIEGELNLETY